Within the Apostichopus japonicus isolate 1M-3 chromosome 6, ASM3797524v1, whole genome shotgun sequence genome, the region TCATCGAACCCACTGTTGGAACTTGAGCTAAATGTtagtagcctagcctaggtaTAAGTGACATATTAGTAGCCCATTCAAAGGCCTAGTTCTAAAAATGTTACGCTAATTAGGCCAATTCAGAGACATGAAAATGATCGAATTAAACGAAGTTacatttcttgaaaatgaacaatttatatatttccCTTTTCCAACGCACGGAAGCGTACTGTTTTCAGTGTATTTTTTTGGCGTCCCATAGATATCGGACTATCGCGTTAATTTTTCATCTTACACGTGCATACAGCGAGTCGAAAGAATAGTGGTTCGTCCGTTGTTTGCACCGCTAACTGTTTGATCCTGTTAATGTAACTTTGAAGATCAACCCTTCTGCAGCAATTCCACCTGTAGTGACAGTTGTAAGTAAACCAGTATTCAtggtatataattttgcaacTTTGAGTTTACTCAACGAAGTATTCGTGTAACTAGGCCTTGTGTTAGGACAGGACTAGGCTATACCAATGTAGACTAGGCCCTTCAGTTAGCCTAGTCTGTCGAGGCATTGATGTGTCTATCAAAGTATCATTTATGCAGCCTTGTCAGACAACACTCACACTTGTTGTTACTCACACAAGGTCTACGCGGTTTCAAGGAATGTTAAGTGGATTCCGATCACGTTGAACTTAATGCTTGGCACTTCACCACACACCATAAGCAGAAATGGGTACTGATATTCTCCGCATCTAGGTACTTTCCGCTCACAAAAACAGTGCTTTCTGAACaccaaatttgtcagcggaaaacaacttACCAAACTGATTAGGCACATTGAAATGATTGAGGAGAATGCAGAAGGATAGAATTTGGCTAGAGCAGGGTAGAATTTGGTGTAGAGACTAGATTCTCAGGATAGCCTACATTAGGTTCGGAAGAGGAATGAATGAGTGGTGGTAATAATTAATTTTAGTTTAACAGCTTCACCTTATTTGGCTGTGATTATCAATATGGCGTGGAATATGGGGAAATCAAACTGCCGTATGGAATATTTGGTCTCGCGAAATTTCATCCTTATTACGTGTTCCAACACTTCAATTTGAGATCAGCAACATTGTGCAGTACAAGTATGTCAGCCTCTTTTTCTGGTTGAGTCTGAGCCACAGTCAAGTTGTTTAATTTTTCCACTGGCTACTGACTCCAGCAAAGATTAAGATTAATAATTTGCCCACTGCAACTCCAGCGAAAGAAAGTAGAATACTCACCACAGCGAGCTAACTCTGGCAAAAAGGGAAGTAACCTATAATAAGAATATGATTTCCAACTGCAACTTTGAATCCAGCAAAACATATCAGACTGTTAGAAAGATATGCCATTCTCAAAAGCTTTAAGAACAGCCACCCCTCCCAATTTAAAATCACACACAAAGGAAGGATTGCTGATTGGCTTCTGATGAAACTGTTTTTGATCCTACTTCGTGCTTTAcaatttcctttcaaatgtaATGTAATAATAACTGTCTTCTTTTCATCCATAGTTATATTTTTAACCACCCAGATGTCTTGGAGAGGAGGCGGAGGAGGAGGCGGAGGTTTtagagggaggggtggtggaTCCAGAGGTGGTCGTGGTGGTGGATTCAGAGGTGGCCGTGGTGGTGGTGACAGAGGTGGTCGTGGAGGTCGTGGTGGCTTTGGAAGAGGTGGAGGCAGAGGAGGAGGTGGTCGCTTTCAATCTTATGGACCACCGGACTATGTAGTTGGTAAGTGAAAGTAAATGTactgtaattggctataagccaATTCTCATCAAATATTGTAAACCTATGTTGCAGTACCAGTTAATTCATGCAATTACTATAAGTTTCATGAAAACACAATTGCTCTGCTTTGGAAAGATTGAAGGTCTACTGAAAGATGTATTGTCCCACTCTGTGACTGAAGATAAATGTATATAATGGGAAAAAGTTAAATGATTCCAGTATTGTTGGTTCTTTGATGTCATACCTAGACTTGCTCCAAGTATTTATTGATTCATTGACAGACTCCCCTTAGGATAACAACTTTCTTAGTCACCATACTGCAAATGGTGTGAGAATGTTGATAGTTTTCAGGACAAAATTGTGtttgacaaaatgaaaatgtacaaaTTACTTGTGTTCTTTTCTAGAGGTAGGATCATTCATGCATCCAGCAGAAGATGACTTGGTATGCCACAGTACTAATGAGAAAGTGCCTTACTTCAATGCTCCCATCTTCTTGGAGAACAAAGAGCAGATTGGGAAAATAGATGAGATATTTGGCCATGTGACAGACTTTGTATCCTTAAATGTGAAATAAATGATGGTAACATCTTTCAGTTGATTTATCTTATTTAAATCACTTTTAAAATTTTGTGGCTATGGAAGAAGAGGAAAGAGATAGTagcaataataattataaattataagtAGCCAAGTTTCTACATAAAGTTGCAATCAACAATAATTCCTGTAAATCAAAGGGGACTATCCTGCTAATTGATGTGTAATGCCTGTTCAATGCTTGCACAATCATAACATAATTAGAGGTTACCCCAGACCATATTACTGAAGCTACAGCTAGTTACTAGGATACCTAAACATTTAAACATAATGCCCATACTTTACTAACTTCACTGGTAGCCTATAGAGCAGAGAGTTATTTCTAAggtacttattattattaactgtgCCCTTGTTAAGGGTTCTCCTTATATCAAGGAGCTCTTGCATCTCAATCAACCATCTAGACATCGCCATAGTTTAAACAATAATCTTTTGGTCATTCCAAATACTCACCCGTGACCCGGTGGCGATCATTTTCTGTACAAAATTGGTCCTGTTCATTGGCACTCTCTCCCTTTGTGTATTAGAAATTTGACTTCTGTCATAAGCCCAAATTAAAGaatgtttctttttattcaGGCTCTTTATTATGTAATAGTGTAATTGTAACTGTTCTTGTAAAGCGCTTTAGATCATTGCCCTTCCAGAattgtattaagcgctatataaatgtattattatagTCTCTCATTGCTATGAAAGCCACAAACAGTTCACTATATCAAGTGTCAATAGATCATCTGTTTTAGATTTTCTAACCTTAACTGGAAGCTTCAGTATTTCTCAGTCACGCTTTTGGACAACATGAAAGCCAGTTCCTTTGCCAAAGATCAAAAGGTAAGACACTATATTGTGACAATTTTTTCAATATTAACAAATGACAAACTTATCAAAGTAAATACATCTACATTTAACTAAAGATCTTGGACTAATTATCTTAAATATTTCCATATGTCACAATGACAGTTCTTCATTGATCCTGGTAAGCTGCTACCTCTGGAGAGATTCCTACCTAAACCAGCTGGTGCTCCTCGAGGAGTTGGAAAGAGAGGTGGAAGAGGCAGAGGAGGATTTAGAGGAGGGAGTGGTGGCGGATTCAGAGGTGGCCGTGGTGGTGGTGACAGAGGTGGTCGTGGTGGATACAGAGGAGGGAGTGGTGGATACAGAGGAGGCAGTGGTGGAGGATCACGAGGAGGCTATGGCGGTAGAGGAGGCAGTGGTGGCAGAGGAGGCAGTGGATtcagaggaagaggaggaggaggtggtttCAGGGGAGGTGAGTCTTTCAATGAAATATCTAAACAtctttaaaatgataaagtaCTCATGTATAGAAATGTACTATAGGTTAATAAAGTACTGTTTGCCAAAAATGACAGATCACTTTTTGGATAAGGCAAGACAAAGGCAGTCCACTTCTAAGGGATGCTCACTTTCACTGAGGAACCTGCCTCTACATAATTTTATCCATTAAACAAGCATTTCTCTCTCAAATTACCTTGACATTCTTTACACATGTGACCAAATGATTTTATGCTTACGAAGAACTACAAACAGAAGAAAGTTATAAGTTTAAAGATTGTATTATGGATAAGATtcagatatgaatatttaatgattCTACAGAGAATTGTCATGCTCTTTACTCTGTTGAGCAATTTATCTGTCTGCTGCATAAGTGGTGAAACTTTATTTTGCATCTTGATGAGTAATATTCACTCTAGTTAAAAAGGTGCAGTTCATATACTTTTCCAAATTACTGATGTTGCATTTTGAACAGAAGTTAACAATTTGGTCGTTACTGATCAGCATACTTGCATATTGAGGAAAGGTTAGGTTCTTTACTGCTTTTGTCACTTGAAACTGCATCAGGAATGATGAAATAACTACAAGTATCCAAAGGTTTGCAAAAGagagaataaaatattacattaagTTTAATGGGCACAAAGTTCTGCCATGGATAATAAGAATAGTAAATCCCAAGGGAGTAAGTCAAAGATCCTTTAGTGTTTTGCTCTCTCTACTGAGTATACAATTATGTGCAAGTATTACATGGCTTAATGTGAATGACTGAAAGTGACATTAGTTAATTCAAACTTTTATGAATTTGTTAACAGGGATTGGGACAGCCAGCTGCCAGACCATTGTTCAGTGGTGTTCAAATTACCTGTGACAGAACCTCAATTTTAcatacattgttttttttttcatattaggAGGCGGCGGAGGCCACAAGACTTTCTGAAGTTACTGGTCTCAGAGTGAGTTTCACACAATTCGTACAAATTCTTAGGGTATTTATATGTCAAATACAAAGTATGTTTCTCAAGTTAATTCCAATGAAATTGTATTCAACTTTTCCTTGTAATGCTCTTCACTTTAATGTGACTTTGACTCTTGGTAGATTTTGGTTTCCTTGATGATTAAAGAACAGTCAAAATATAACCATGTATTACCTTAGGCATTGCAGAGTTTTCTGAACATCTACTCAAATTCCACACTATCTGTTTTCACCTACAGTATTACAGTACATGAATCCATCAATAACCCAGGAATGCTGACTATCACCAACATAAGCTGTGTAAAATATTTAGAACTGGAATGGATGGAATATGAAAGCAAGTACTGAGCTTCctttgaaaatgtaaagaatCCATTGTCTGGAAGAGCTTAGGACAAATATGTTAACAAGAAATGCTCATTAACACTTCAGGGACCTAGAGAGAAAGAGAACCAGTCCATTCAGAAATGCAGATGGAGAGGAGAAACAAAACTTTAATGATTCATACAAGATTCATACAAGCAATGAACATCACATGATCATTAAAGTATTGACATTGCTGCTTTGCTCATGAATATGCGACCAAACAGGAACCATGAACAATATATGCCAATGAGGTATTGACAGTTGCCCAGGTCATGAATATGCAGGATGAGTGTCATACAGGATTAATATGGCAATTTATAGAATTAAATGCGCTTTAATTGAGATGGTGAGGCATGCATTCCACATGAAGAAGTAGAAGACGAGTATCATACAATTGTGAACATCATACTAATGATGGTAAGTGAGTAAATGTGGTATTAATTACATGGTAAGGTATGTTTTCCTCATGAATATGCAGAAGATAAGGGTGAAACAATTGTGAACAATTGTGACTTGATGATGGTATGTGATATAATTAAATATGGTACTATTGAGAGAGTGAAGCTTGCCTTCCTCATGAATATGAACCATAGTCACACAGTTCTTTTCTGATGTACATATGTCTAAGTACTTACATACTTGTTTGGGCCTGGAGAGCACTGTCTGTCAGGAATATTGCTGGAAGAACAATTTGTAAAACACCCATCTACCACAAGAGGTGTTTGGATTCTACCTTTTCTTACTGTGTAAAATATGAACATTACCAAAAACAGGAGCAATTTCCGTCTTTTCTTTTAAGCCCAAGGTGTTATACCTGTAGAGGTAACCTCCAGTTAGTCTTGTTAAGAAGCCACCTTGAACAGATTGCATGTGCAGGATCTGTTTCTATGAATAGCTGCACCAGGTGTATTTCCAGTGCATAACTGAATATCAAATACCATAACACAATacgtatatatacattgttCAATGCATTAGTGTATTTGCTGTGACAACAAACTAAATAGCAGCTGCCACTTTATGCCAGATCTTTTTGGCTATGATAAGGTGAAGAAATTTCAATTTATGCAAATGTAGGTGGCCATTAAACACATTGTTTTTACTTTGTGAAGAATTATTTGGTTACTGGATGTTAATTGGAAATACATTAACATGGGattttatataaaaatgttGAAGTGAGCTTACATAGTTAccacatatttatattaaaaca harbors:
- the LOC139968576 gene encoding uncharacterized protein, with protein sequence MSWRGGGGGGGGFRGRGGGSRGGRGGGFRGGRGGGDRGGRGGRGGFGRGGGRGGGGRFQSYGPPDYVVEVGSFMHPAEDDLVCHSTNEKVPYFNAPIFLENKEQIGKIDEIFGHVTDFYFSVTLLDNMKASSFAKDQKFFIDPGKLLPLERFLPKPAGAPRGVGKRGGRGRGGFRGGSGGGFRGGRGGGDRGGRGGYRGGSGGYRGGSGGGSRGGYGGRGGSGGRGGSGFRGRGGGGGFRGGGGGGHKTF